From a single Miscanthus floridulus cultivar M001 chromosome 8, ASM1932011v1, whole genome shotgun sequence genomic region:
- the LOC136477055 gene encoding protein-L-isoaspartate O-methyltransferase 1-like isoform X2: MEHHGLWSSRASDKNKSMVEQLQRYGVIRSTKVAEVMEAIDRGLFVPLGGTPYHDSPMPIGYNATISAPHMHAACLELLEKNLQPGMRALDVGSGTGYLTACFALMVGPEGRAVGVEHIPELVATSIENIKKSAAAPQLNDGSLSIHVADGREGWPELAPYDAIHVGAAAPQIPEALIQQLKPGGRMVIPVGTVFQELKVVDKKLDGTVGLRDETSVQYVPLTSKESQLHAR; encoded by the exons ATGGAG CATCATGGCCTGTGGTCTAGCAGGGCCAGCGACAAGAACAAGTCCATGGTTGAGCAGCTCCAGAGGTACGGGGTCATCAGGTCGACCAAAGTCGCGGAGGTGATGGAGGCCATCGACAGGGGATTGTTCGTGCCACTTGGGGGCACGCCGTACCATGATAGCCCCATGCCGATTGGGTACAATGCCACCATATCAGCGCCACACATGCACGCGGCTTGCCTAGAGCTCCTGGAGAAGAACCTTCAGCCTGGAATGCGAGCTCTCGATGTTGGGTCAG GCACTGGATACCTAACTGCTTGCTTTGCGCTGATGGTTGGACCAGAAGGGCGAGCAGTTGGTGTTGAACATATCCCAGAATTGGTTGCTACTTCTATtgaaaacatcaagaaaagcgcAGCAGCCCCACAGCTAAATGATGGATCCCTCAGTATACACGTTGCTG ATGGCAGGGAAGGTTGGCCAGAACTGGCACCCTATGACGCCATCCATGTTGGAGCTGCAGCACCGCAGATCCCAGAGGCGCTGATCCAGCAGCTGAAGCCCGGCGGCAGAATGGTGATCCCTGTTGGGACAGTCTTCCAGGAGCTGAAGGTTGTGGACAAGAAGTTGGATGGCACGGTCGGCCTAAGAGACGAAACGTCTGTGCAATATGTGCCGCTCACTAGCAAGGAATCCCAGTTGCACGCAAGATGA
- the LOC136477055 gene encoding protein-L-isoaspartate O-methyltransferase 1-like isoform X1, whose protein sequence is MEVLRSILSCFSSSSRTRARPGAQSHHGLWSSRASDKNKSMVEQLQRYGVIRSTKVAEVMEAIDRGLFVPLGGTPYHDSPMPIGYNATISAPHMHAACLELLEKNLQPGMRALDVGSGTGYLTACFALMVGPEGRAVGVEHIPELVATSIENIKKSAAAPQLNDGSLSIHVADGREGWPELAPYDAIHVGAAAPQIPEALIQQLKPGGRMVIPVGTVFQELKVVDKKLDGTVGLRDETSVQYVPLTSKESQLHAR, encoded by the exons ATGGAGGTACTCCGCTCCATCCTCTCTTGCTTCTCCTCCAGCTCCCGCACCCGCGCCCGCCCCGGCGCCCAATCC CATCATGGCCTGTGGTCTAGCAGGGCCAGCGACAAGAACAAGTCCATGGTTGAGCAGCTCCAGAGGTACGGGGTCATCAGGTCGACCAAAGTCGCGGAGGTGATGGAGGCCATCGACAGGGGATTGTTCGTGCCACTTGGGGGCACGCCGTACCATGATAGCCCCATGCCGATTGGGTACAATGCCACCATATCAGCGCCACACATGCACGCGGCTTGCCTAGAGCTCCTGGAGAAGAACCTTCAGCCTGGAATGCGAGCTCTCGATGTTGGGTCAG GCACTGGATACCTAACTGCTTGCTTTGCGCTGATGGTTGGACCAGAAGGGCGAGCAGTTGGTGTTGAACATATCCCAGAATTGGTTGCTACTTCTATtgaaaacatcaagaaaagcgcAGCAGCCCCACAGCTAAATGATGGATCCCTCAGTATACACGTTGCTG ATGGCAGGGAAGGTTGGCCAGAACTGGCACCCTATGACGCCATCCATGTTGGAGCTGCAGCACCGCAGATCCCAGAGGCGCTGATCCAGCAGCTGAAGCCCGGCGGCAGAATGGTGATCCCTGTTGGGACAGTCTTCCAGGAGCTGAAGGTTGTGGACAAGAAGTTGGATGGCACGGTCGGCCTAAGAGACGAAACGTCTGTGCAATATGTGCCGCTCACTAGCAAGGAATCCCAGTTGCACGCAAGATGA
- the LOC136477055 gene encoding protein-L-isoaspartate O-methyltransferase-like isoform X3, producing MVEQLQRYGVIRSTKVAEVMEAIDRGLFVPLGGTPYHDSPMPIGYNATISAPHMHAACLELLEKNLQPGMRALDVGSGTGYLTACFALMVGPEGRAVGVEHIPELVATSIENIKKSAAAPQLNDGSLSIHVADGREGWPELAPYDAIHVGAAAPQIPEALIQQLKPGGRMVIPVGTVFQELKVVDKKLDGTVGLRDETSVQYVPLTSKESQLHAR from the exons ATGGTTGAGCAGCTCCAGAGGTACGGGGTCATCAGGTCGACCAAAGTCGCGGAGGTGATGGAGGCCATCGACAGGGGATTGTTCGTGCCACTTGGGGGCACGCCGTACCATGATAGCCCCATGCCGATTGGGTACAATGCCACCATATCAGCGCCACACATGCACGCGGCTTGCCTAGAGCTCCTGGAGAAGAACCTTCAGCCTGGAATGCGAGCTCTCGATGTTGGGTCAG GCACTGGATACCTAACTGCTTGCTTTGCGCTGATGGTTGGACCAGAAGGGCGAGCAGTTGGTGTTGAACATATCCCAGAATTGGTTGCTACTTCTATtgaaaacatcaagaaaagcgcAGCAGCCCCACAGCTAAATGATGGATCCCTCAGTATACACGTTGCTG ATGGCAGGGAAGGTTGGCCAGAACTGGCACCCTATGACGCCATCCATGTTGGAGCTGCAGCACCGCAGATCCCAGAGGCGCTGATCCAGCAGCTGAAGCCCGGCGGCAGAATGGTGATCCCTGTTGGGACAGTCTTCCAGGAGCTGAAGGTTGTGGACAAGAAGTTGGATGGCACGGTCGGCCTAAGAGACGAAACGTCTGTGCAATATGTGCCGCTCACTAGCAAGGAATCCCAGTTGCACGCAAGATGA
- the LOC136477054 gene encoding 28 kDa ribonucleoprotein, chloroplastic-like, which yields MATMSLRCLAMAMADTALPPAHKLLPTVSLPLLSSSTHAAPLLLRASRCLPLAPLVASSDAVEAGVEWADEEEEEEEAGEAFDEEAGEAEEEVLASGDEGEGEYAAVEPPEEAKVYVGNLPYDIDSEGLAQLFDQAGVVEVTEVIYNRETGQSRGFGFVTMSTIEEADKAIEMFNRYDISGRLLNVNRASPRGTRMERPPRQFAPAFRAYVGNLPWQVDDSRLTQLFSEHGEVVNATVVYDRESGRSRGFGFVTMVSKEELDDAISALDGQELDGRPLRVNVAAERPQRGF from the exons ATGGCAACCATGTCCCTCCGCTGcctcgccatggccatggccgacaCCGCGCTCCCGCCCGCCCACAAGCTCCTCCCCACGGTCTCCCTCccgctcctctcctcctccacccACGCCGCGCCGCTCCTCCTCCGCGCCAGCCGCTGCCTGCCGCTCGCGCCCCTCGTGGCCTCCTCCGACGCCGTCGAGGCGGGCGTCGAGTGGgctgacgaggaggaggaggaagaggaggccggAGAGGCCTTCGACGAGGAGGCTGGGGAGGCTgaggaggaggtgctggcctCAGGCGACGAGGGTGAGGGGGAGTACGCTGCGGTCGAGCCGCCCGAGGAGGCCAAGGTCTACGTTGGGAACCTCCCCTACGACATCGACAGCGAGGGACTCGCGCAGCTCTTCGACCAGGCCGGCGTCGTTGAGGTCACCGAG GTTATTTACAACAGAGAGACTGGCCAGAGCCGTGGGTTTGGCTTTGTTACCATGAGCACTATTGAGGAAGCTGACAAAGCCATTGAGATGTTCAACCGCTAT GACATTAGCGGGAGGCTTCTGAATGTAAACAGGGCATCTCCTAGGGGCACTCGCATGGAGAGACCTCCAAGACAATTTGCACCTGCTTTCAGAGCTTATGTTGGCAACTTGCCATGGCAAGTCGATGACTCTAGGCTGACGCAATTGTTCAGCGAGCATGGAGAAGTAGTTAATGCTACTGTTGTCTACGATAGAGAATCTGGGCGTTCACGAGGATTCGGTTTTGTAACAATGGTGTCAAAGGAGGAACTCGATGATGCTATTTCTGCCCTGGATGGACAG GAATTGGACGGCCGCCCTCTTCGAGTCAATGTTGCAGCAGAGCGACCACAAAGGGGCTTTTGA
- the LOC136473030 gene encoding manganese-dependent ADP-ribose/CDP-alcohol diphosphatase-like codes for MLAHPNGVVRPSAKEPLFSFGVIADVQYADIPDGRSFLGVPRYYRHSIAVLRRAVQKWNGEKSVRFCINFGDIVDGFCPKDRSLAAVQAVVREFDDFRGGPAYHMLGNHCLYNLPRSELVSVLRMPSASAGRAYYDFSPWPGYRFVVLDAYDFSAVGWPRDHPVSFAARRFLEKRNPNHDKNSPTGLAGTDRRFVMFNGGVGDAQLRWLDGVLRRASRRGEKAVVCSHLPVHPGAASPTGLMWNYEEVMDVVHRHGGCVVACLAGHDHKGGYAVDDRGVHHRTLEAALECPPGTDAFGHVEVYPDRLRLVGSDRMDSTEMLLSSSNELASA; via the coding sequence ATGCTGGCGCACCCGAACGGTGTGGTCCGGCCGTCGGCCAAGGAGCCGCTCTTCTCCTTCGGCGTCATCGCGGACGTGCAGTACGCCGACATCCCGGACGGGCGGTCCTTCCTCGGCGTGCCGCGCTACTACCGCCACAGCATCGCCGTCCTCCGGCGCGCGGTCCAGAAGTGGAACGGCGAGAAGAGCGTCAGGTTCTGCATCAACTTCGGCGACATCGTCGACGGCTTCTGCCCCAAGGACAGGTCGCTGGCCGCCGTGCAGGCGGTGGTGCGCGAGTTCGACGACTTCCGCGGCGGGCCGGCGTACCACATGCTCGGCAACCACTGCCTGTACAACCTGCCCCGGAGCGAGCTGGTGTCCGTGCTGCGGATGCCGTCGGCGTCGGCGGGGCGCGCGTACTACGACTTCTCGCCGTGGCCCGGGTACCGGTTCGTGGTGCTGGACGCGTACGACTTCAGCGCCGTGGGGTGGCCGCGCGACCACCCGGTGTCCTTTGCGGCGCGGCGGTTCCTGGAGAAGCGGAACCCGAACCACGACAAGAACAGCCCGACCGGGCTGGCGGGCACGGACCGGCGGTTCGTGATGTTCAACGGCGGCGTGGGCGACGCGCAGCTCCGGTGGCTGGACGGCGTCCTCCGCCGCGCGTCGCGGCGCGGGGAGAAGGCCGTCGTGTGCAGCCACCTGCCGGTGCACCCCGGCGCGGCGTCCCCGACGGGGCTCATGTGGAACTACGAGGAGGTGATGGACGTCGTGCACCGCCACGGCGGATGCGTCGTCGCGTGCCTCGCCGGGCACGACCACAAGGGCGGGTACGCCGTGGACGACCGCGGCGTGCACCACCGCACGCTGGAGGCCGCGCTCGAGTGCCCGCCGGGCACCGACGCGTTCGGGCACGTCGAGGTGTACCCGGACCGGCTGAGGCTCGTTGGATCGGACAGAATGGACAGCACGGAGATGCTACTCAGCTCCTCCAATGAGCTAGCTTCCGCGTAG
- the LOC136473031 gene encoding cytochrome c1-2, heme protein, mitochondrial, with translation MAAARGINQLLKRTLHNQSAGSSLLSSFRGKHEESSAGLRALALLGVGASGLFSFATIASADEAEHGLAAPDYPWPHAGIMSSYDHASIRRGHQVYTQVCASCHSMSLISYRDLVGVAYTEEETKAMAAEIEVVDGPNDEGEMFTRPGKLSDRFPQPYANEQAARFANGGAYPPDLSLITKARHNGQNYVFALLTGYHDPPAGVQIREGLHYNPYFPGGAIAMPKMLNDGAVEYEDGTPATEAQMGKDVVSFLSWAAEPEMEERKLMGVKWIFLLSLALLQAAYYRRMKWSVLKSRKLVLDVVN, from the exons ATGGCTGCCGCAAGGGGCATTAACCAGCTTCTGAAGAGAACTCTCCACAACCAGTCTGCT GGTTCATCGCTGCTTTCTTCATTTCGAGGAAAGCATGAAGAGTCCTCTGCTGGACTGAGAGCATTGGCTCTTCTTGGAGTTGGTGCCTCTGGTCTTTTTAGTTTTGCTACAATAGCATCTGCTGATGAAGCTGAACATGGCTTGGCAGCCCCAGATTATCCCTGGCCACATGCTGGCATCATGAGCTCGTATGATCACGCATC AATTCGGCGCGGGCATCAAGTTTACACGCAAGTTTGTGCCTCTTGTCACTCCATGTCCTTGATTTCGTACCGTGATTTGGTTGGCGTGGCCTATACTGAAGAGGAAACAAAGGCAATGGCTGCTGAGATTGAGGTAGTTGATGGTCCTAATGATGAGGGTGAAATGTTCACCCGCCCTGGTAAACTGAGCGATCGCTTCCCACAGCCTTATGCAAATGAGCAAGCAGCCCGGTTTGCTAATGGTGGTGCATACCCTCCGGACCTTAGTCTCATCACAAAG GCAAGGCACAATGGTCAGAACTACGTTTTTGCTCTTCTTACTGGATATCATGATCCACCTGCTGGTGTTCAG ATTCGTGAGGGTCTGCACTACAATCCCTacttccctggtggtgccatAGCCATGCCCAAGATGCTTAATGATGGAGCTGTTGAGTATGAGGATGGTACTCCTGCAACTGAAGCCCAG ATGGGTAAGGATGTCGTATCATTCCTTTCATGGGCAGCTGAGCCTGAGATGGAAGAGAGAAAGCTG ATGGGAGTGAAATGGATCTTCCTACTATCACTAGCGCTTCTCCAAGCTGCCTACTACCGCCGCATGAAGTGGTCAGTCTTGAAGTCCCGTAAGCTGGTCTTGGATGTTGTCAACTGA
- the LOC136473032 gene encoding uncharacterized protein — translation MPGAAALAPTLASASASSSASTSAAVASSTLVPNPTSRGDPLLTSRSCRNATPLVPVAATSRHVRVSGCRGAPLVASPHHARNPRLRFASSAAAAAEGMAAEASTADAASAAEAKPFAVLFVCLGNICRSPAAEAVFRTLVSKRGLDSKFLIDSAGTIGYHEGNKADSRMRAASKKRGIEVTSISRPIRPSDFRDFDLILAMDRQNYEDILNSFERWRRKEPLPENAPNKVKLMCSYCKRHTEYEVPDPYYGGPQGFEKVLDILEDACESLLDSIAADNAGISG, via the exons ATGCCCGGAGCCGCTGCGCTTGCGCCCACGctcgcgtcggcgtcggcgagcaGCTCCGCGTCCACGTCCGCGGCCGTGGCCTCCTCCACGTTGGTTCCGAATCCGACGAGCCGAGGCGACCCGCTTTTAACTAGCAGGTCGTGCCGCAATGCTACTCCACTTGTTCCCGTTGCGGCAACCAGTCGTCACGTGCGCGTGAGCGGCTGCCGCGGCGCGCCTCTAGTCGCCAGTCCCCACCACGCTCGAAACCCTCGCCTCCGATTCGCGTcttcggcagcggcggcggcggaggggatgGCTGCGGAGGCGAGCACGGCGGATGCGGCGTCGGCAGCCGAGGCGAAGCCCTTCGCTGTCCTCTTCGTGTGCCTCG GAAATATTTGCCGGAGTCCTGCGGCTGAAGCTGTGTTCCGGACCCTCGTAAGCAAGCGTGGGCTTGACTCCAAGTTTCTCATAGACTCTGCTGGTACCATTGGGTATCATGAG GGTAATAAGGCAGACTCAAGGATGAGAGCAGCTTCAAAGAAGCGGGGGATTGAGGTCACCTCAATATCCAGGCCTATCAGACCCTCAGATTTTCGTGATTTTGATCTTATCCTTGCAATGGACAGGCAGAACTATG AAGATATATTGAACTCGTTTGAGAGATGGAGACGCAAGGAGCCCCTCCCTGAGAATGCACCCAATAAG GTTAAGCTGATGTGCTCCTACTGCAAACGACATACTGAGTATGAAGTCCCAGATCCTTATTATGGAGGCCCTCAGGGATTTGAAAAG GTGTTGGATATATTGGAAGATGCTTGCGAGTCCCTGCTTGATAGTATCGCTGCAGACAATGCAGGCATTTCTGGGTGA